In a genomic window of Magnolia sinica isolate HGM2019 chromosome 14, MsV1, whole genome shotgun sequence:
- the LOC131225653 gene encoding uncharacterized protein LOC131225653: protein MVAQAQDAPYGVLLAVVVGLMVAGPILLSDPAEIISEAVSGLLGPAGLLLLPVALLLFIQFLSSGRGTALSQIFYTGEPDSIHRVGGFPVGVALFLLVLLFLLYSRVSLFGSGDDDSGE, encoded by the coding sequence atggtAGCACAAGCGCAGGACGCACCGTACGGCGTCTTACTAGCAGTGGTGGTGGGCCTGATGGTTGCGGGCCCCATCCTACTGAGTGACCCAGCTGAGATCATATCAGAGGCTGTCTCGGGTCTTCTGGGCCCCGCCGGCCTTCTTCTCCTCCCAGTAGCTCTCCTCCTCTTTATTCAGTTCCTCTCGTCCGGTCGTGGCACCGCCCTTTCACAGATTTTCTACACGGGCGAGCCCGATTCTATACACCGCGTCGGTGGGTTCCCGGTCGGCGTCGCGCTCTTCCTCCTCGTCTTGCTCTTTCTACTCTACAGTCGGGTATCGCTTTTCGGATCCGGGGACGATGATTCCGGCGAGTAG